In the Fimbriiglobus ruber genome, ACGGAGACCAGCGATTTTGCTCGTCGCCAGTCATTTTTTCGCCGTTTTCGCGATTTCTACCCCACTTCCCCTGTTAGGCGGGGAAGCCTTGCGCGTCGTTCTGGAAAGGCTTCTTTTCCAGGAGATACGCCATGATCGTCCATGCCAACAAACCCCTCTTCGCGTGGGATGAACTCCAACACTCGCCCACCCTCGCCACCATTCGCGCGGCCCTCGAAGCCATCCCGGACGCACCACTCCTCCACGCCCTCCAACAGCGGCGTCACCGCGGATGCGACACGTACCCCGTCCGCGTCCTGTGGGGCGTACTCCTCCTCGCCATCCTCCTCCGACACACCACGACCGAGGCGTGCCTCGAGGAACTCCGACGCAACGCCCCCCTGCGTCTGCTCATCGGCATCGCATCCGAGGACGCCGTGCCGCACGGCTGGAACCTGACCCGCTTCCTCGCCGTCCTCGGACAGCCCGAACATCTCACCCTCATGCGGGACCTCTTCGACCACATGGTTCAGCGACTCGGCCTCGCCGTTCCCGACCTCGGCACCCACACGGCCGGCGATTCCACCGGCCTGCGGGGGCGGCTCGAACCCCATGCACAACGCCGGGCCGGTGAGGTCGCCGACGGACTCCCCCAGGCCAGCGGCGGACGCAAGGAGTACAAGGACGACGACGGCCACGTCACCAAAGTCGTCGAATGGTTCGGGTACAAACTGCACCTGCTCGTCGACGTGAGACACGAAGTCGTCTTGGCGTTCGACATCAGCGACACCAAGGCCGGCGACAACGAGCGGATTGACGCTCTGGTCGACCAAGCCGAGGCGAACCTACCCGCCGACCGCATGAAAACGCTGGCCTACGACAAGGCGGCGGACGACATTAAGGTCCACGAGGTGCTCCACGATCACGACATCAAACCGGTGATCCAGAACCGGTCGTGTGGGCCGAAGGACGGCGAGCGGGAGAAGGTGATCGGCGGTCGGGTGCCGCTGCACGTGGTCCACGACGAAGCCGGTACGGTCTACTGCTACGACACGACCGGCCCGGCCCCGGTCCGCCGGGCGATGAGTTACGCGGGCCACGAGAAGGATCGCGGGACATGGAAATATCGGTGCCCGGCCCGGGTGGAAGGGTTCGCGTGTGGCAGCGAGGCCAAATGCAACGAGGGGAAGGCGTACGGGATGACGGTGCGGGTGGACCAAGAGATCGACTTGCGACGGTTCCCGTCGATCCCGCGAGCCACGCCGCAGTTCGAGCGGCTGTACAAGGGACGGACCGCCGTGGAACGGGTAAATGATCGGCTGAAGGTGTTCTGGGGGTTGGACGACGGCAACGTGGTCGGCGCGCGTCGGTTCTGTGCGCACGTCTCGGCGGTGCTGTTGGTGCACTTGGCGTGTGCGACGTTGCTCGCGAAGGCGCAGCGAAACGAGGGATCCTTCGGAACGCTACGCCTGTCGCCGATTGCCAAGAAATTGGAAGAACTGGTGGCCTCGGAGAAGGCGACGGCCAAAACCTGACGTCCGACAGCCCAAGCGGATCCGCACCCGTCGCCCCCCCGTCGGGAAGGTGGTGTTGCGCGCCGAGAGACACCGGAACAGCCGTCTGGTCTCCGCGCGCACCTGCCCCCGACCCACGGCGACCGAGAACCGCCGAAAAAATCCACATCGCAAGTGGCTCCGGTCACGTCCCGGATGTTGCACTGGATGACCCGGGCGCCGCCGACGCTGTAAACGTTGCTGACGAACTCGACCTCGATGCCCCGACCGTCGTGCGTCCGGAGCGGCAGGTCGTCGTACCGGATGTACTCCTTCTCCTGGAGCGTCCGGAACGCCCCCTTGTTGGACTCAATGTCACCGAACAGGCCGATCTCCCAGAGTTCCTTCCCGACCAGATCATGCCGGGAGGCTCCGAGGAGGTCGGTGAGAAACGGGTTCGCGTCGAAGATGCGGCGGGTGTCCGGGGCGACGAGCAGGATGCCGTCCTGGGCCGTCTCGAAGAGGCGGCGGTAACGGGTCTCGGAGAGTGCCAAGGCCTCGGCCGCCCGCCGCCGCTCGGTCGCGTCCTCGATCGTCAGCAGAATGAGGGCGGGTCGCCGGCCGGCCGCGGAGAGGCACCGGGCGTTCAAGACCATCGACCGGAAGCCGAGACTCTCGAATTCGTACTCCACTGCGAAGTCGTCGAAATGGCTGTCGCGCGGGAGGATTTCTTCGAGCAACTCCCGCAGCCGCGGGATGTCCCATTGGTGGTTCCCGAGTTCAAAGAAGAGCTCGCCCTCGGTCTCCGACGGAGTTACGCGAAACGTCTGGTAAAACGACC is a window encoding:
- a CDS encoding transposase, which gives rise to MIVHANKPLFAWDELQHSPTLATIRAALEAIPDAPLLHALQQRRHRGCDTYPVRVLWGVLLLAILLRHTTTEACLEELRRNAPLRLLIGIASEDAVPHGWNLTRFLAVLGQPEHLTLMRDLFDHMVQRLGLAVPDLGTHTAGDSTGLRGRLEPHAQRRAGEVADGLPQASGGRKEYKDDDGHVTKVVEWFGYKLHLLVDVRHEVVLAFDISDTKAGDNERIDALVDQAEANLPADRMKTLAYDKAADDIKVHEVLHDHDIKPVIQNRSCGPKDGEREKVIGGRVPLHVVHDEAGTVYCYDTTGPAPVRRAMSYAGHEKDRGTWKYRCPARVEGFACGSEAKCNEGKAYGMTVRVDQEIDLRRFPSIPRATPQFERLYKGRTAVERVNDRLKVFWGLDDGNVVGARRFCAHVSAVLLVHLACATLLAKAQRNEGSFGTLRLSPIAKKLEELVASEKATAKT